The following are encoded together in the Halodesulfovibrio sp. genome:
- a CDS encoding ABC transporter permease — protein sequence MQAATILRRYSIQIGVTCILLALLALFMVLSPKTFLASRIYISFLSTIPFTTLLAVGLTFCIVSGEMDISFPAVMALSGLIFAMVFKATGSPLFGLIACLATGMVAGLGNGVLVVGFGVPSIIATIGTQFLWRGLAVVLADGLARNIVDVRDTWIHSVFVGRLWDVIPAQAIWCLLLCVAAWLILNRHVYGDSLLFIGDNIRTARMTGVSVSRERILLFAGMGLISAFVSFLICLEMANWWPTMGEGYMLLVFASVFIGGTSVFGGKGTIYGTAIGSIIIGIIEAGVISSGLSGFWTRLVYGMIIVISVSIYALTLKTRRE from the coding sequence ATGCAGGCTGCAACTATCTTGAGACGCTACAGCATTCAAATCGGTGTAACATGCATCTTGCTGGCATTGTTAGCGCTGTTTATGGTGTTGAGTCCTAAAACATTTCTTGCTTCGCGAATTTATATTTCGTTTCTTTCCACCATTCCTTTCACAACGTTGCTGGCTGTAGGGCTTACCTTTTGCATTGTAAGTGGCGAAATGGATATTTCATTTCCGGCTGTAATGGCACTGTCGGGGTTGATCTTTGCAATGGTATTTAAAGCTACGGGGAGTCCGCTATTCGGGCTTATTGCCTGTCTGGCAACAGGTATGGTTGCGGGGCTTGGAAACGGTGTACTTGTTGTGGGGTTCGGGGTTCCTTCTATTATCGCGACTATTGGAACACAATTTTTGTGGCGCGGGCTTGCTGTTGTCCTAGCTGACGGGCTTGCGCGAAACATCGTCGATGTTCGCGATACGTGGATACATTCCGTGTTTGTCGGACGTCTATGGGATGTTATCCCTGCTCAGGCTATCTGGTGTTTGTTACTTTGTGTTGCCGCGTGGCTGATTTTGAATCGCCATGTCTATGGCGATAGCCTGTTGTTTATCGGCGATAACATCCGCACGGCTCGAATGACCGGTGTTTCTGTTTCACGGGAACGGATTTTGTTATTTGCTGGCATGGGGCTGATTAGTGCATTTGTTTCCTTCCTTATTTGTCTGGAAATGGCAAACTGGTGGCCGACCATGGGCGAGGGCTACATGCTGCTGGTGTTTGCCTCTGTCTTTATTGGTGGAACTTCTGTCTTCGGCGGTAAAGGGACAATTTACGGAACAGCTATCGGGTCGATCATTATAGGAATTATTGAGGCGGGGGTTATCAGTTCGGGACTTTCTGGGTTCTGGACACGTCTAGTGTACGGGATGATTATTGTTATCTCTGTATCCATTTACGCACTGACACTTAAAACCCGCCGTGAGTAA
- a CDS encoding ATP-binding cassette domain-containing protein: MLRALLNIFMPHTTPLIELHHISKRFGSVVALEDVSFTLGSNEIVGLLGDNGAGKSSLVKILSGVEQADSGSFSVNDTPVALKSYSVKMARKLGIETVYQERALCENQPLWRNVFVGRHKRNRFGLIDVAYEKQATETILKEFMGLRGAGVSADACVAVLSGGERQGLAIGRAMYFAASAVILDEPTTALSLTEVSKVLQFIQQIRKAGRSAVFISHNMRHVYEACDRFVILDRGRVVQELNKGDITLEGLSSLLTGLACGATPANEHTESGEGE; the protein is encoded by the coding sequence TTGCTCCGTGCCTTACTTAATATTTTCATGCCACACACTACTCCCCTCATAGAATTACACCATATCAGCAAGCGCTTTGGTTCAGTCGTTGCGTTGGAAGATGTAAGTTTTACGCTTGGCTCCAACGAAATAGTCGGGCTGCTGGGTGATAACGGCGCAGGTAAATCTTCTCTTGTTAAAATTTTGTCCGGTGTAGAACAGGCAGATAGCGGAAGTTTTTCTGTTAATGATACGCCGGTTGCGTTGAAGAGTTACTCTGTAAAAATGGCGCGCAAGCTAGGAATTGAAACTGTCTATCAGGAACGTGCCCTGTGCGAAAATCAACCACTGTGGCGCAATGTCTTTGTTGGCAGGCACAAGCGAAATAGATTCGGGCTTATTGACGTTGCGTACGAAAAGCAGGCAACGGAAACTATTTTGAAAGAATTCATGGGGCTGCGTGGAGCAGGGGTTTCTGCCGATGCTTGTGTTGCTGTGCTTTCCGGTGGTGAGCGTCAGGGGTTGGCTATTGGGCGCGCAATGTACTTTGCGGCTTCTGCGGTAATTCTTGATGAACCGACTACAGCGCTTTCACTCACTGAAGTAAGCAAGGTGTTGCAGTTTATCCAGCAAATCCGAAAAGCTGGTCGGTCTGCTGTGTTTATCTCACACAACATGCGGCATGTGTATGAAGCATGTGATCGATTTGTGATTCTGGATAGAGGGCGCGTTGTGCAAGAATTGAATAAGGGAGACATTACCTTAGAAGGGTTGTCATCTCTGCTGACTGGGCTTGCGTGTGGAGCAACTCCCGCCAATGAACATACGGAATCTGGTGAGGGGGAATAA
- a CDS encoding substrate-binding domain-containing protein, with amino-acid sequence MQRRKNIFTSFICFMLLVAAATISLPNVAFSGSSLEQAGKGMTIYFDTGGPVGGTYNTIVQNGAAQAAADLGCTVEFMYSDWSPQKMIENFKQAMATSPDGIVVMGHPGDDAFAPFVKEAEEAGIIVTASDTELPRLSTQYQSRGFGYAGVDNKARGRILATEAINRFGLKKGEKALVWGLKSQPTRGMSTRGIIETLEAAGLKVDYQEISPEVDKDATLGKPLMTAYLSANPDCRIVIMDHGALTAQLENFFRAAGVGPKDIIGAGFSLSPATASAIKSGYVDLVGDGQPFLQGYLPVLQIVLSKKYGFSGLVVNTGAGFVHKGNIALIEPLAKKGLR; translated from the coding sequence ATGCAAAGACGCAAAAATATTTTTACTTCTTTCATTTGTTTTATGCTGTTAGTTGCTGCTGCAACTATCTCTCTTCCTAATGTTGCATTTTCCGGCTCTTCTCTCGAACAGGCTGGCAAAGGCATGACAATTTACTTCGATACCGGTGGGCCTGTTGGCGGTACATACAACACCATTGTTCAGAATGGTGCAGCGCAGGCTGCTGCTGATCTTGGTTGTACTGTAGAATTTATGTACTCCGACTGGAGTCCGCAGAAGATGATTGAAAACTTCAAACAGGCTATGGCAACCTCTCCTGACGGCATTGTTGTAATGGGTCATCCGGGTGATGATGCATTTGCTCCGTTTGTAAAAGAAGCGGAAGAAGCTGGCATCATTGTTACCGCAAGTGATACTGAACTGCCTCGCTTGTCTACACAATATCAGTCCCGTGGTTTTGGCTACGCAGGCGTGGATAACAAAGCGCGTGGTCGCATTCTCGCTACAGAAGCAATTAACCGTTTTGGTCTGAAAAAAGGTGAGAAAGCACTTGTTTGGGGACTTAAAAGTCAGCCTACCCGTGGTATGTCTACCCGTGGTATTATTGAAACTCTCGAAGCTGCCGGTCTGAAAGTTGATTATCAGGAAATTTCTCCTGAAGTAGATAAAGATGCTACCCTTGGTAAGCCTCTTATGACTGCATACTTGAGCGCTAACCCTGACTGCCGCATTGTAATCATGGATCACGGCGCATTGACTGCACAGCTGGAAAACTTCTTCCGCGCAGCAGGCGTAGGTCCTAAAGATATTATTGGTGCTGGTTTTAGCCTGTCTCCTGCTACAGCATCCGCAATCAAAAGTGGCTATGTAGATCTGGTTGGCGATGGTCAGCCTTTCTTACAGGGCTACCTGCCTGTATTGCAGATTGTACTTAGCAAAAAGTACGGTTTCTCCGGTCTGGTTGTAAACACTGGCGCTGGATTTGTGCACAAAGGTAACATTGCACTTATTGAGCCTCTGGCTAAAAAAGGTCTTCGTTAA
- a CDS encoding helix-turn-helix transcriptional regulator — protein MSTELTLFGKRVRALRKAKKMTQEQLAVAADTGAKYISELERGEANVTITLVSKLAQGLGVKIGELFESAGEIDCQELRQEINRMVGEAGDEDVQRIYMIVKNILQ, from the coding sequence ATGTCTACTGAATTAACATTGTTTGGAAAAAGGGTTCGAGCATTACGTAAGGCAAAAAAAATGACTCAGGAGCAGTTGGCTGTGGCAGCCGATACAGGAGCAAAGTACATAAGTGAACTTGAACGTGGTGAGGCTAATGTGACAATAACGTTGGTCAGCAAGCTTGCTCAAGGGCTGGGTGTGAAAATAGGCGAACTTTTTGAAAGCGCGGGTGAAATTGATTGTCAGGAATTACGACAGGAAATTAACCGGATGGTTGGCGAAGCTGGTGACGAAGATGTCCAACGTATTTATATGATCGTCAAAAATATTCTTCAGTAG
- a CDS encoding HAD-IC family P-type ATPase, producing the protein MQWYQKTEEAIFAELETSATGLTQKQVSERLAKYGENVVGDEDAVNYFEILLHQLKSPLVVILLIAAAVTTLLGEFIDAGVIGAVVILNGLIGFIQESKAEQSVRSLQKMVTPKALAIRDGKEMEIDSRTLQPGDIVILFSGAMVPADIRLIEANELRIDESMLTGESLPANKLPELIPEDDLSPGDQVNMSFMGTIVVNGRGKGIVTETGLKTMLGGIAQDIRSIGKVAAPIQEKIERLAKAIGVLVLSAASLLFILGLALGESIKNMFLTAVAVSVATVPEGLPIVVTIAMAVGVKRMASYNAVIRKLAAVETLGSTTVICSDKTGTLTVNRMTVTKIFDGKDEMTITGTGYIPEGEFTTANGDKTPLTESLQHVLRIGLLCNESRLVQKDDTWEVEGDPTEGALIVSALKSGMTMDEKKAWPEIAILPFESDRGYMATLHEHAGKKFLFVKGGHDRLLTACDPTLFPYGTTIDLIDEEAHEMAAKGLRVLAFAVKEMPAETTTVSDADAMNGLQFMGLQGMMDPPRPEAIEAVANCQSAGIRVVMITGDHADTAYAIARMLGINTAHDGAVTGTRLAKMTDQELSEIVQEESVFARIAPDDKFRIINSLKEHGEIVAVTGDGVNDAPALRTAHIGVSMGKGGTDVARESSDMVLIDDNFSSIFHAVREGRIVFDNLRKAIFFLLPTGLAAVWSILLTMIFGLPIPFVAAQLLWINLVTNGLQDVAFAFEPGEKDVGDRPPRPTDEGIINSLLLQRTVIVSLCIALGVYGVFSAALEQGVNLEKARTLAMTTMVFFQFFQAINSRAERASIFTINPFSNHFLLVSMILAVGAQISVVYVSSLQWVFRTQPLSGEEWGICISIASIIILVVEIEKALRRTIRQKAL; encoded by the coding sequence ATGCAGTGGTACCAGAAAACGGAAGAGGCTATTTTTGCTGAACTTGAAACAAGCGCTACAGGTCTGACGCAAAAACAGGTGTCTGAACGACTGGCAAAGTATGGTGAAAACGTCGTCGGTGACGAAGATGCTGTTAACTACTTCGAAATTCTTCTCCATCAGTTAAAAAGCCCGCTCGTAGTTATTTTGCTTATTGCAGCAGCAGTCACGACACTGCTCGGCGAATTTATCGATGCCGGAGTCATCGGTGCTGTTGTAATTTTGAACGGACTCATCGGGTTTATTCAAGAATCCAAAGCAGAACAAAGTGTCCGGTCTCTCCAAAAAATGGTAACACCTAAAGCCTTAGCCATCCGTGATGGTAAAGAAATGGAGATAGACAGCAGAACCTTGCAACCCGGTGACATTGTCATTCTCTTTTCAGGAGCGATGGTTCCTGCTGATATTCGCCTGATAGAAGCCAATGAACTCCGCATTGACGAGTCGATGCTAACAGGTGAATCGCTGCCGGCTAACAAGCTCCCTGAACTCATACCAGAAGATGATCTTTCACCGGGCGATCAGGTAAACATGTCCTTTATGGGAACAATTGTTGTCAACGGACGTGGTAAGGGCATTGTCACTGAGACAGGTCTTAAAACAATGCTTGGCGGCATCGCGCAGGATATCCGCTCTATCGGCAAAGTAGCCGCACCAATTCAGGAAAAAATAGAACGTCTCGCAAAAGCAATCGGCGTTCTGGTACTCAGTGCCGCTTCTCTCCTCTTTATTCTGGGGCTGGCTCTCGGCGAATCTATCAAAAATATGTTTTTAACAGCAGTGGCTGTATCCGTAGCAACAGTGCCGGAAGGTCTTCCAATTGTTGTCACCATCGCTATGGCTGTGGGGGTTAAGCGCATGGCATCGTATAATGCTGTTATCCGAAAGCTTGCAGCTGTTGAAACATTGGGCAGCACCACTGTCATTTGCTCCGATAAAACGGGGACTCTGACAGTAAACCGAATGACAGTAACAAAAATTTTTGATGGCAAAGATGAAATGACTATAACTGGCACTGGATACATCCCTGAAGGAGAATTTACCACAGCAAACGGGGACAAAACACCTCTCACAGAATCGTTGCAACACGTTTTGCGCATAGGCTTACTCTGCAACGAGTCACGCCTTGTCCAAAAAGACGATACATGGGAAGTCGAAGGCGATCCGACAGAAGGAGCGCTCATTGTATCTGCGTTAAAATCCGGCATGACTATGGATGAAAAAAAAGCATGGCCGGAAATTGCGATACTCCCCTTTGAATCTGACAGAGGCTACATGGCAACCCTGCATGAGCACGCGGGTAAAAAATTTCTTTTTGTCAAAGGTGGACATGACAGACTTCTCACTGCTTGCGACCCTACTCTTTTTCCGTATGGAACAACTATTGATCTAATAGACGAAGAGGCACATGAAATGGCGGCAAAGGGATTACGAGTGCTCGCATTTGCAGTAAAAGAAATGCCTGCTGAAACAACGACAGTTTCAGATGCAGACGCTATGAACGGTCTGCAATTCATGGGACTGCAAGGAATGATGGATCCGCCTCGTCCAGAAGCTATTGAAGCCGTTGCCAACTGCCAGTCGGCAGGAATCCGTGTAGTTATGATTACAGGCGACCATGCTGATACAGCCTATGCCATTGCGAGGATGCTTGGAATTAACACAGCCCACGACGGTGCTGTTACTGGTACACGCCTTGCCAAGATGACGGATCAGGAACTTTCAGAAATTGTTCAGGAAGAGTCTGTGTTTGCCAGAATCGCTCCAGATGATAAATTCCGCATAATAAATAGCCTCAAGGAACATGGTGAAATCGTCGCCGTAACAGGAGACGGGGTAAACGATGCTCCTGCCCTTCGAACTGCACATATTGGTGTCTCCATGGGGAAAGGCGGAACAGATGTTGCGCGTGAATCATCAGACATGGTGCTGATTGATGACAATTTCTCTAGCATATTCCATGCAGTCCGCGAGGGACGAATTGTTTTTGACAACTTGCGTAAGGCTATTTTCTTCCTCCTGCCAACGGGTCTTGCCGCCGTGTGGTCGATTCTTTTGACTATGATATTCGGGCTGCCGATTCCATTTGTCGCAGCGCAGCTTCTCTGGATTAACCTTGTCACAAACGGATTACAGGACGTAGCCTTCGCATTTGAACCCGGTGAAAAGGATGTAGGCGACCGACCACCACGCCCTACAGATGAAGGCATCATTAATTCATTACTCCTACAGCGAACTGTGATTGTAAGCCTGTGCATTGCGTTAGGCGTATACGGTGTTTTCAGCGCAGCACTTGAGCAAGGGGTTAATCTAGAAAAAGCCCGTACACTGGCTATGACTACTATGGTATTTTTCCAGTTCTTTCAGGCAATAAATTCCCGTGCAGAACGTGCATCTATTTTTACTATCAATCCTTTTTCCAACCACTTTTTGCTGGTGAGTATGATACTCGCAGTGGGCGCACAAATTAGTGTTGTCTACGTATCGTCTTTGCAATGGGTATTCAGAACACAGCCTCTATCAGGTGAAGAATGGGGAATATGCATCTCTATCGCATCCATAATTATTCTTGTGGTAGAAATTGAAAAAGCGCTCCGACGAACGATACGTCAAAAGGCGCTGTAG